One window from the genome of Lentibacillus daqui encodes:
- a CDS encoding CPBP family intramembrane glutamic endopeptidase, giving the protein MTDNFGQYLIETHGMDRKIAMLLQGVIFTGLTLIVLYILKRKSPELFKRIGLKGVNSSSKLAIGIALPFILLVLGILTAYLLGGIENVSINLTTSVVISILINTVTAFMYEAFPEEVFIRGLIFEELQKKFRFFISLILQPLIFISLPTTVMAMDFIFFDKPFAITIDYFILLFAFGIALQLYRAYTGSLWMNIIFHIVYLEVVRYISMGGTYDSGVALLEFDETFGGFMTLYLSFLFIVIFSVVALSILILYDKRKNKS; this is encoded by the coding sequence GTGACAGATAATTTCGGTCAATATTTGATAGAAACTCATGGTATGGACCGAAAAATAGCCATGCTTCTACAAGGAGTTATTTTTACTGGATTAACGCTCATTGTACTTTATATACTCAAGAGAAAAAGTCCAGAGTTGTTTAAAAGAATTGGCTTGAAAGGTGTAAATTCGTCATCTAAGTTGGCTATTGGAATTGCGTTGCCTTTTATTTTACTTGTATTAGGTATTTTAACGGCTTATTTACTCGGCGGGATTGAAAATGTCAGTATAAACTTGACAACAAGTGTTGTGATTTCCATTTTAATCAATACAGTAACGGCATTTATGTATGAAGCATTTCCAGAAGAGGTCTTTATCCGTGGATTAATATTTGAAGAGTTGCAAAAAAAATTCCGCTTTTTTATTTCGTTAATTTTGCAACCGTTAATCTTTATTTCGTTACCGACAACAGTGATGGCAATGGATTTTATATTCTTTGATAAGCCATTTGCAATAACTATAGATTATTTTATATTACTTTTTGCTTTTGGAATTGCTTTACAACTTTATAGAGCATATACAGGCTCATTATGGATGAATATAATCTTTCATATTGTTTATCTTGAAGTGGTAAGATATATTTCTATGGGAGGCACATATGACTCAGGTGTTGCACTTCTAGAGTTTGATGAAACGTTTGGAGGCTTCATGACGCTATACCTGTCATTTCTGTTTATTGTAATATTTAGTGTCGTGGCGTTATCAATTTTAATATTATATGATAAAAGAAAAAATAAGTCATAA
- a CDS encoding HXXEE domain-containing protein yields the protein MGGERLDIYVWVLSFLIIFMLHNLEEIITIERWFQKTYPRVSKRIPSFAQKELKNYKDITSVQFSIVVFVFSVFVSALILIAVNTQHHYLFLGVTLLFALNIFTHPLQALYLRCYTPGFLTSLLLIIPYYSLFFYHFYKTDMLSLNSIVGSIIVMVFLIPIFLLSHKIGEKWS from the coding sequence ATGGGAGGTGAAAGATTGGATATTTATGTTTGGGTTTTGTCTTTCCTAATCATATTTATGCTTCACAATTTAGAGGAAATTATAACGATTGAAAGATGGTTTCAAAAAACGTATCCTCGGGTTAGTAAAAGGATACCTTCATTTGCACAAAAGGAACTCAAGAATTATAAAGATATTACATCCGTACAGTTTTCTATCGTTGTTTTTGTGTTTTCCGTCTTTGTCTCTGCATTGATATTGATAGCTGTAAATACACAACATCATTATTTGTTTTTGGGGGTAACCCTACTTTTTGCTTTAAACATTTTTACCCATCCATTACAGGCTTTGTACTTAAGGTGCTACACTCCAGGATTTTTGACATCACTATTACTGATTATTCCCTATTACAGTTTATTTTTCTATCACTTCTATAAAACTGATATGTTATCCTTGAACTCGATTGTTGGTTCAATAATTGTAATGGTCTTTCTTATACCAATATTTCTCCTTAGTCATAAAATTGGAGAGAAGTGGAGTTAA
- a CDS encoding MerR family transcriptional regulator: MFTTGDVCKRTGLTERSIRYYSNLDLLKARKNANGQLFLSKFDLEKIVQMLAAKITDYKPKDLIDRQPSLGLVKNDLTQIIADLENILFHLDLTDSEENLMENIKLLQDYKVKYLLKR; this comes from the coding sequence CTGTTTACAACGGGGGACGTTTGCAAAAGAACTGGACTTACTGAACGCTCTATACGATACTATTCTAATTTGGATTTATTAAAAGCAAGGAAGAATGCTAACGGCCAGTTATTTTTATCTAAATTTGACTTAGAAAAAATTGTACAAATGCTTGCCGCGAAGATTACAGATTATAAACCTAAAGATTTAATAGACCGACAACCTTCATTAGGATTAGTTAAAAATGACTTAACACAAATAATTGCTGACTTAGAAAATATATTATTTCATTTAGACCTAACTGACTCCGAGGAAAATCTTATGGAAAATATAAAGTTGCTTCAAGATTATAAGGTTAAATATTTGCTAAAAAGGTGA
- a CDS encoding DUF2268 domain-containing protein, producing MGMTYKVIDTVEQYEELLAITDLEKRKNYFRYTMMEPFKEMWNLINVPIKAKQENGYDVIMATKMLGYADISNSKQIKQGLSILKENNAYTVADNTIKNCIENANKSGLKVNADEIKFGLYVANPDKLKLQKGYTGFGGIPGFITVNIYPNEYNLPKLPAIIAHEFHHNIRFSYFDWDHGNVTVGDYLVIEGLAESFAKELYGTEQLGPWVTSMDKEELEYSTDIIGEALDVKGFAEVSSYMFGDEIAEQEGYQPVGLPFCAGYAVGYKAVQSYMKKYNKTIYEATLASTDEIIHSFGSLSK from the coding sequence ATGGGTATGACTTATAAGGTAATCGATACAGTGGAACAATACGAAGAATTACTTGCGATTACGGATTTGGAAAAAAGAAAAAATTACTTTCGTTATACAATGATGGAGCCATTTAAGGAAATGTGGAATTTAATCAATGTTCCTATAAAAGCAAAACAAGAAAATGGGTATGATGTTATAATGGCTACAAAAATGCTTGGTTATGCAGATATTTCCAACAGTAAACAAATCAAACAGGGGTTATCAATCCTAAAAGAAAATAACGCTTATACAGTAGCGGATAATACCATCAAAAACTGTATAGAAAACGCTAATAAGTCAGGTTTGAAAGTAAATGCTGATGAAATAAAGTTTGGATTGTATGTTGCAAATCCTGATAAACTGAAGCTACAGAAAGGATATACGGGGTTCGGAGGTATTCCCGGGTTTATTACTGTGAATATCTATCCAAATGAATATAATTTACCGAAACTTCCCGCAATTATTGCTCATGAATTTCATCACAATATTCGTTTTTCTTATTTTGATTGGGACCATGGTAACGTAACAGTAGGAGATTATCTTGTTATAGAAGGTTTAGCCGAGTCATTTGCAAAAGAATTATACGGAACAGAACAATTAGGACCTTGGGTTACTAGCATGGATAAAGAAGAATTAGAGTATTCAACCGATATTATTGGTGAAGCTCTTGACGTAAAAGGGTTTGCCGAAGTGAGCAGTTATATGTTTGGTGATGAAATTGCGGAACAAGAAGGGTATCAACCTGTTGGGCTTCCTTTCTGTGCCGGTTATGCAGTAGGATATAAGGCTGTTCAGTCCTATATGAAAAAGTATAATAAGACAATATATGAAGCAACTTTGGCTTCCACTGATGAAATAATTCATTCATTTGGTTCTCTTTCCAAATAA
- a CDS encoding methylated-DNA--[protein]-cysteine S-methyltransferase has protein sequence MKSEQKQAVYYGEMNDKNGTIYVAATDKGLCYVGSLNEGINELKNWIDKKRSGTTLIENVEKIRPYMVQLEEYLKGKRKNFDIPIDVKGTPFQEMIWNELQRIPYGETASYSDIANNIGTPTAARAVGTAIGANPVLIVVPCHRVVAKNGNLTGFRGGLPMKEKLLILENPKKKF, from the coding sequence ATGAAAAGTGAACAAAAACAAGCTGTTTATTACGGAGAAATGAATGATAAAAATGGGACAATCTATGTTGCAGCAACAGACAAAGGTCTATGCTACGTTGGCTCTCTAAATGAAGGGATAAACGAGTTGAAAAATTGGATAGATAAAAAACGATCAGGGACAACGCTCATCGAAAACGTCGAAAAGATCCGTCCATATATGGTTCAGCTGGAAGAATATTTAAAAGGAAAAAGAAAAAATTTTGATATTCCAATAGATGTGAAAGGTACCCCCTTTCAAGAAATGATATGGAATGAACTGCAAAGAATTCCGTATGGTGAAACGGCCTCCTATTCGGATATAGCCAATAACATTGGCACTCCAACCGCTGCACGAGCTGTTGGCACAGCTATTGGAGCGAATCCAGTTTTAATAGTAGTTCCATGTCACCGAGTAGTTGCGAAGAATGGAAATTTAACAGGTTTCCGTGGCGGTCTTCCTATGAAAGAAAAACTATTAATACTTGAAAACCCTAAGAAAAAATTTTAA
- a CDS encoding bifunctional transcriptional activator/DNA repair enzyme AdaA: MMTKPTEEQRKAIIENDKSYDDQFFYAVKTTKIFCRPSCKSRVPNFDNVRIFLTAENAIKAGYRPCKRCKSGGGRLPDEEWVAHVELYIKENYTKPLTLDKIADNCHGSPYHLHRVFKSIRGITPLEYLQQIRMSKAKEYLLHTEFPIQEIGELVGIANASRFSTLFKEKNKQTPRDFRKKYQKEGVKK; the protein is encoded by the coding sequence ATGATGACAAAACCAACAGAAGAACAAAGAAAGGCTATTATCGAAAATGATAAGAGCTATGATGACCAATTCTTTTATGCTGTAAAAACCACTAAAATATTCTGCAGACCTTCTTGTAAATCGAGAGTACCAAATTTTGATAACGTCAGGATTTTCTTGACTGCAGAAAATGCTATAAAGGCAGGTTATAGACCTTGTAAACGATGCAAATCTGGTGGTGGCCGCTTACCTGATGAAGAATGGGTTGCACATGTTGAACTGTATATAAAGGAAAATTATACAAAACCCTTAACGCTGGACAAGATAGCAGATAATTGTCACGGTAGCCCCTATCACCTGCATCGTGTTTTTAAGAGTATAAGAGGAATAACACCATTAGAATATTTGCAACAGATCAGGATGTCCAAGGCGAAGGAATACTTATTGCACACGGAGTTTCCTATTCAAGAAATCGGTGAATTAGTCGGTATTGCCAATGCCTCACGCTTTTCAACACTGTTTAAAGAGAAAAACAAACAGACTCCGAGAGATTTTAGAAAAAAATATCAAAAGGAAGGTGTCAAAAAATGA
- a CDS encoding MATE family efflux transporter, with product MPVPKLIRNFSTPAILALLVNSINMAIDRIFIAKGVDTLAISAVTVAFGLYLVMQSLAQLIGSGAGANLSIVLGKNNNERAKKIVGTSFVLSLALSLLIAVLGIMFLKPVLHLYGANSGNIDYAVEYSTYFLVGSVFFVVSQSMNSIIRSMGFAKRAFINFFVAILVNIILDPIFIFVLDLGVGGAALALVIGNLVSVTLTLQFLFKNNTGIMLHHTYMRFYLDEIKQILPVGFSGFIGQISLSLVSLIFNRVAYEYGGNTGLAAYGVIYTIAMLVYMPIIGLGQGIQPIIGYSYGHTAIDRVKETMKYAIKYVLFFCIIMFLLIEIFSSYIVSAFGGSTDSELLNTATLGMRIFCCMVPIVGVQMIGANFFQYIGDARKAIFLSSLRQLILLIPLVYILPKFLGLLGVWLATPIADLISFTVVIWYLWVQYRILTYSFIKDSF from the coding sequence ATGCCAGTACCAAAATTAATCAGGAACTTCTCCACACCTGCCATCCTTGCTTTATTAGTAAATTCAATCAATATGGCAATTGACCGCATTTTCATTGCTAAAGGCGTCGATACACTCGCAATCTCAGCTGTAACGGTGGCTTTTGGCTTGTACCTTGTTATGCAATCATTGGCACAGCTAATTGGGTCTGGAGCCGGTGCAAATCTTTCCATTGTACTGGGGAAAAACAATAATGAACGGGCAAAAAAAATTGTAGGTACATCGTTCGTTTTATCATTGGCGCTGTCATTATTAATTGCTGTGTTGGGGATAATGTTTCTTAAGCCTGTTCTTCACTTATATGGTGCTAATAGTGGGAATATTGATTATGCCGTTGAGTATTCAACCTATTTTCTGGTAGGATCCGTGTTCTTTGTTGTTTCACAATCAATGAATAGTATCATTCGTAGCATGGGTTTTGCCAAAAGAGCATTCATCAATTTTTTTGTTGCAATACTTGTTAATATCATTCTCGATCCTATCTTCATCTTTGTTTTAGATCTTGGCGTTGGTGGTGCTGCTCTTGCACTCGTAATTGGAAACCTTGTTAGTGTAACATTGACCTTGCAATTCCTATTTAAAAATAATACTGGTATTATGCTACATCACACATACATGCGCTTTTATCTAGACGAAATAAAGCAAATTCTACCTGTTGGATTTTCTGGCTTTATTGGACAAATATCTTTAAGCTTGGTCTCTTTAATATTCAATAGAGTAGCATACGAATATGGAGGAAACACAGGGCTTGCTGCTTATGGTGTGATATATACTATTGCTATGCTCGTATATATGCCAATCATAGGTCTCGGGCAAGGAATTCAGCCTATTATCGGATATAGCTATGGTCATACGGCAATAGATCGAGTAAAGGAAACGATGAAATATGCAATAAAGTACGTGTTGTTTTTTTGTATCATCATGTTCCTATTAATTGAAATTTTTAGCAGCTATATTGTTTCAGCATTTGGTGGAAGCACCGATTCTGAACTATTGAATACTGCAACCTTGGGTATGCGCATTTTCTGCTGCATGGTGCCAATTGTTGGTGTTCAAATGATTGGTGCTAATTTCTTTCAGTATATAGGAGACGCTCGGAAAGCAATTTTCCTCAGCTCATTAAGACAGCTAATACTGCTGATTCCGCTCGTTTATATTTTGCCAAAGTTCCTTGGATTGCTGGGAGTATGGTTGGCCACTCCTATTGCTGACCTAATATCATTTACAGTAGTTATATGGTATTTATGGGTTCAATACAGAATATTGACGTATTCTTTTATTAAAGATAGTTTTTAA
- a CDS encoding TetR/AcrR family transcriptional regulator, protein MESNSNVSRRRVPKQNRSIQNRDKILKAGLKLFSEKGYYDTTTNEIAKVAGVSIGSLYSYFNDKDAIFLSILDNYHKKFLSFFHEKDEDLSYELYARDIRQWLRNLMLKLLDIHESVKTLNREMNIMYYSKPQVARIMDTQTERIRTMTMSFIARSESSVYDMEATSAIVVDFISTVIDRILYKENDNLDKDNIIEAAVDVLAKYLT, encoded by the coding sequence TTGGAAAGCAATTCAAATGTTTCGAGACGTCGAGTTCCCAAGCAAAACAGAAGCATACAAAACCGGGACAAAATACTGAAAGCCGGCTTAAAATTATTCAGTGAAAAAGGATATTACGACACAACGACAAATGAAATAGCAAAAGTTGCTGGTGTATCAATAGGGAGCTTATACTCATATTTTAATGATAAAGATGCGATATTCCTTAGTATATTGGATAACTACCATAAAAAGTTTCTTTCATTTTTCCATGAAAAAGATGAGGATTTAAGTTATGAGCTATATGCCCGTGATATTAGGCAATGGTTAAGAAATCTTATGCTCAAGTTACTTGATATACACGAATCTGTGAAAACATTGAACAGAGAGATGAACATCATGTACTACTCAAAACCACAAGTAGCACGTATCATGGATACACAAACAGAGCGAATACGTACAATGACAATGAGTTTTATCGCTCGATCTGAGAGTAGTGTTTATGATATGGAGGCAACATCTGCGATTGTAGTCGACTTCATTTCCACAGTAATTGACAGGATTCTTTATAAAGAAAACGATAACTTGGATAAAGATAATATCATTGAAGCTGCTGTGGACGTTCTTGCAAAATATTTAACTTAG
- a CDS encoding YhgE/Pip domain-containing protein has product MSVLKSFFKQKETLLGITAAIAFQLIFVIVWLTGYDGVYDRTNQFSIGIVNDDQELGKEIVTEIKDRDLFQITEYEKLNEAKQKLDERNVNMLIHLPDNMMEQLQNSETVAIDYFINQSAPTLTKQMMETAANTLNSQVNRQVRETIDAQIAENIPQKVAAEAPNEEMGAVIEEVASQVVDLVQENTQVNPMNANIEKTNEKEGFAITMVPLLIVLASYISAMLISQYLQLTNGKLTQEHGRFSLFFGRQIINILLAIGISLLTVCLMYLFNIELDYNFITLWGIQAILLFSFLAISQLFVMLFGNPGMIFNIALTATQLVSSGAIVPRELLPSFYNELGNFLPATYGVNSYFSLIFGGGNLGSDLKYLAVIIVVLLIIALAAQILFSIWDRFKTEKILMND; this is encoded by the coding sequence ATGAGTGTATTAAAAAGTTTTTTTAAACAAAAAGAAACACTATTAGGTATTACCGCAGCAATTGCTTTTCAACTTATTTTTGTTATTGTCTGGTTGACTGGTTACGATGGTGTGTATGATCGGACAAATCAATTTTCCATTGGAATCGTAAATGATGATCAAGAGCTTGGAAAAGAAATTGTAACGGAAATAAAAGATAGAGATTTATTTCAAATAACAGAATATGAAAAATTAAATGAAGCAAAACAGAAGTTAGATGAGCGTAACGTGAACATGCTCATTCATCTTCCAGACAATATGATGGAACAACTTCAAAACAGTGAAACGGTAGCAATTGATTATTTTATTAACCAATCTGCCCCTACCTTAACAAAACAAATGATGGAAACAGCAGCTAATACGTTAAATAGTCAAGTCAATCGACAAGTTCGGGAAACCATAGATGCTCAAATAGCGGAGAATATTCCACAAAAGGTAGCAGCAGAAGCACCAAATGAAGAAATGGGAGCAGTTATCGAAGAAGTAGCCAGCCAAGTTGTAGATTTGGTACAAGAAAATACACAAGTGAACCCTATGAACGCAAATATAGAAAAAACAAATGAAAAAGAGGGATTTGCGATTACGATGGTTCCACTGTTAATTGTATTGGCGTCCTACATTAGTGCTATGTTGATTAGTCAGTATTTACAGCTTACAAATGGAAAGTTAACACAGGAGCATGGCCGGTTCTCCCTTTTCTTTGGCAGACAAATTATTAATATTCTATTAGCTATTGGCATTTCATTATTAACCGTTTGCCTCATGTATCTATTTAATATTGAACTGGATTATAACTTTATCACCTTATGGGGAATCCAAGCAATATTACTCTTTAGCTTTTTGGCCATCTCTCAACTTTTCGTTATGTTATTTGGAAATCCTGGAATGATTTTTAACATTGCATTAACAGCAACTCAATTAGTTAGTTCAGGGGCTATTGTACCTCGTGAGTTATTGCCGTCTTTTTACAATGAACTTGGAAACTTTCTACCTGCGACGTATGGAGTGAACAGTTATTTCAGTTTGATTTTTGGCGGAGGAAATCTTGGTTCTGACTTAAAATATCTGGCCGTTATTATTGTTGTACTGTTAATAATAGCGCTTGCCGCACAAATTTTATTTTCTATATGGGATCGATTCAAAACAGAAAAAATATTAATGAATGATTAA
- a CDS encoding TetR/AcrR family transcriptional regulator: MTQLNIAFKINASKYLLCIGGKALHISTEDKIIEAAIELVYEKGYKGATTRAIAQRANVNEVTIFRHFGNKKGIVEAAIQKYAFVELLEDTFAEKVVWDIEKDLKMLVREYQALLDQKKTVILLALRESNEFAELNDMLKKVPQTYIEIITHYFEQMIERGKIKKADPYTLATNFAFINFGYFLSKTRILSEAEELSIEEFIDKNIAFFIKTLQ, encoded by the coding sequence TTGACACAATTAAACATTGCCTTTAAAATTAATGCAAGTAAGTACTTGCTATGTATTGGAGGAAAAGCTTTGCATATTTCAACGGAAGATAAAATTATTGAAGCAGCCATAGAATTAGTTTATGAAAAGGGATACAAGGGGGCAACAACCCGAGCAATCGCCCAAAGAGCCAATGTAAATGAAGTAACCATATTTCGCCATTTTGGTAACAAAAAAGGCATTGTGGAAGCAGCCATTCAAAAATATGCCTTTGTTGAGTTGCTAGAAGATACTTTTGCTGAAAAAGTGGTTTGGGATATAGAAAAAGATTTAAAAATGTTAGTCAGAGAATATCAGGCTTTATTGGATCAGAAAAAAACAGTGATTTTATTGGCCTTAAGAGAATCTAATGAATTCGCTGAATTAAACGATATGCTAAAAAAGGTCCCACAAACATATATTGAAATCATCACGCATTATTTTGAACAAATGATAGAAAGAGGAAAAATAAAAAAAGCAGATCCTTATACCCTTGCTACTAATTTTGCTTTTATTAACTTTGGATATTTTTTATCAAAAACAAGAATCTTATCAGAAGCAGAAGAACTGTCAATTGAAGAATTTATAGATAAAAATATTGCATTCTTTATCAAAACACTACAATAA
- a CDS encoding amidase family protein translates to MQSFQTQSLTTEDELWRWTATELAHAIRTGVISSREAVISCLNRIEEVNPTLNALVKVLPEEALAAADEADRALAQGNILGPLHGVPISIKINSDQAGQATTDGVVAFKDNIAAEDGPVAVNLRNSGSVIVGRSNTPAFSYRWVTSNDLHGRTLNPWDLTRTPGGSSGGAASSVASGMTPVAHGNDIGGSVRYPAYTCGIMGLRPTPGRIPSWYGDPDGDQSPAGQFMAVEGPLARSVSDLRLSFAAMSRFHPRETLYAPVPLQGEPLQTPIRVGLLRDVGIEKPSAAVNQALDQAAENLRKAGYVVEEVNLPLFKEAFELWYLLCMMDFKEAMPLVEQYGDEGIKKGVKHFFEVTEEFWGKDPSLSDYIKGYSRRGTLIYKLQEFLQTHPLLLLPVSTEQAFKQDADIESSKGMRQIISTQWSMMSLAVLGFPSVSLPTSIVDGLPVGVQILGRRFREDTLFDAAEIMEAYSTVKTPIDPQ, encoded by the coding sequence TTGCAATCATTTCAAACTCAAAGTCTTACAACAGAAGATGAATTATGGCGTTGGACTGCAACAGAACTAGCTCATGCGATTCGAACCGGAGTAATTTCTTCAAGGGAAGCAGTTATAAGCTGCTTAAACCGAATTGAGGAAGTGAACCCAACATTAAATGCCCTTGTAAAAGTCCTTCCTGAAGAAGCACTTGCTGCGGCTGATGAGGCGGACCGCGCTTTGGCGCAAGGGAATATTCTTGGACCATTGCATGGAGTGCCTATATCCATAAAAATCAATAGCGACCAAGCGGGACAGGCAACTACTGATGGAGTTGTCGCCTTTAAGGATAATATAGCTGCGGAAGATGGCCCGGTAGCTGTAAATTTACGCAATTCTGGATCTGTCATTGTAGGACGCAGCAACACACCTGCGTTTTCCTATCGATGGGTTACAAGCAACGACTTGCATGGGAGAACACTTAATCCATGGGATCTTACAAGAACACCAGGCGGTTCTAGTGGAGGGGCGGCTTCATCTGTAGCATCCGGGATGACTCCTGTGGCCCATGGTAATGATATTGGAGGATCTGTGCGTTATCCCGCTTACACTTGTGGAATAATGGGACTTCGGCCGACTCCAGGAAGAATTCCAAGCTGGTATGGCGATCCTGACGGTGATCAATCACCAGCTGGCCAATTCATGGCAGTAGAAGGACCATTGGCCCGTTCAGTTTCTGATCTTCGCCTAAGTTTTGCTGCCATGAGTCGGTTCCATCCTCGTGAAACCTTATATGCACCGGTCCCTTTACAAGGAGAACCGCTTCAAACTCCGATTCGTGTAGGGTTATTGCGTGATGTAGGGATTGAAAAACCATCAGCAGCTGTAAATCAGGCTTTAGATCAGGCAGCAGAAAATTTGCGCAAAGCTGGTTATGTAGTGGAAGAAGTCAACCTTCCGTTGTTTAAAGAAGCATTTGAACTATGGTATTTACTCTGTATGATGGATTTCAAAGAAGCCATGCCGCTTGTAGAGCAATATGGTGATGAAGGAATCAAAAAAGGTGTGAAACATTTCTTTGAAGTAACAGAGGAATTTTGGGGGAAAGACCCAAGCCTTTCTGATTATATTAAAGGATATTCCCGCCGTGGAACATTAATCTATAAACTTCAGGAGTTTCTACAGACTCATCCATTACTTTTGCTCCCTGTTTCAACAGAACAGGCATTTAAGCAAGATGCAGATATTGAAAGCTCAAAAGGTATGCGGCAAATTATTTCCACACAATGGTCGATGATGTCTCTTGCAGTGCTCGGATTTCCTTCCGTATCTTTACCAACTTCTATTGTAGATGGTCTTCCGGTTGGGGTTCAGATTCTTGGAAGACGGTTCCGGGAAGATACATTATTTGATGCAGCAGAGATAATGGAAGCATATTCAACAGTTAAAACACCAATTGATCCCCAATGA
- a CDS encoding response regulator transcription factor: protein MTALSKDNYEKILTFMDQAIEPNQAFRNDVLHSFKDVFGYHLSNFWLIDEKHNLKDPVTLNISPCAMKEYIECRYKTDILRPQRTLPFFQKQLVLEIEDLVSKTEYENSYFYNDFMVRYGYYHEIAVCIKSGNKQLGSLAFLRFEDEEPFNLQDHMCLEIISRYLSHKLKNYLEFEKIPEYTLLTTREKELLRFVQKGYTNTEIANLLFISTNTVKKHLQSLYQKLDVPNRTSLSYKAHKLLK, encoded by the coding sequence TTGACAGCCTTATCTAAAGATAACTATGAAAAAATACTTACATTTATGGATCAAGCTATCGAACCTAACCAAGCCTTCCGTAATGATGTTCTTCATTCTTTTAAGGATGTATTTGGTTACCATCTTTCGAACTTTTGGCTAATTGATGAAAAACATAATTTAAAAGACCCTGTTACCTTAAATATTTCTCCATGCGCTATGAAGGAATACATTGAATGTCGTTATAAGACTGATATTTTAAGGCCACAAAGAACGCTTCCCTTTTTTCAAAAACAGCTTGTGTTGGAGATTGAGGACCTTGTCTCGAAAACTGAATATGAAAACAGCTATTTTTATAATGATTTTATGGTTCGATATGGATATTATCATGAGATAGCTGTATGTATAAAATCGGGAAATAAACAGCTGGGCAGCCTTGCTTTTCTTAGATTTGAGGATGAGGAACCATTTAATCTTCAGGACCATATGTGTCTAGAGATTATTTCACGATATTTATCACATAAGTTAAAGAACTATCTTGAGTTTGAAAAGATACCTGAATATACATTATTAACAACTCGGGAAAAAGAGTTGCTGAGATTTGTTCAAAAGGGGTATACAAATACAGAGATTGCCAATCTATTATTTATCAGTACAAATACTGTAAAGAAGCATTTACAAAGCCTATATCAAAAACTAGACGTACCAAATCGGACGAGCTTAAGTTATAAGGCTCATAAACTTCTAAAATGA